In the Dolichospermum flos-aquae CCAP 1403/13F genome, CTTTGTTTTCGATAAAGCGTTGCAGACTAAACTCCATTGCTTTGGCATTGAAGGGAGTATCATCATGAAATACTACTCCTTTGCGAATGGGAATAGTATAAGTTAAACCATCTGCACTCACTTTTGGTAATGCTGTGGCCAATTGTGGTTTAATTTCTGTACTACCTGGTTCATAAGTGTACAGGCGATCGCTCATATTAAATACTAAACTCAAAGATCCCAATTCATACGCATCAGCAGGATCAAGAGTTCTTGGCTTTTCCGTTGTCCCTACGGTAATCCGACCATCACCCGTCCGAGTATTTATAGTATTAGACTGTGGTGTATTTGTTTGCTGTTTAGGAGTACAACTAACAACCAATAATAGACAAAGACAGAACAAAGATAGGAATTTTGTCATCCTACCCCATTGTTTAATTAGCAAGGAACACCAAGTGATCATTATTAAAGTATTTTCAATCAACGGTCAGTCATTATAGCAGGGAAGAGGGAATATTGATCTTTTTCCCATAACTTAATTACATAACTCATAATATACTCAAATTTTTTATTAAGTTATGTATTTGAATTTGGTAATTTTCCTAAATGAAGATGGATTATTCTATTATTAAAAAAATCCTGATCGAAGCATTAAATAAATTATGGTTTTAACAGCTTCTACAATGTTGCCTCTAGGCACGAAAGCACCAGATTTTCATCTACCAGAAGTAGTATCTAGAAAAATAATTTCTCTTGATAATTTTGCCGATAAAAAAGCATTGTTAATCATGTTTATTTGTCGTCACTGCCCATTTGTTAAGCATATTCAACAAGAATTAGCCAGATTAGATCAAGATTACAGCAACAGTGACTTAGGGATTATTGCCATTAGTGCTAATGATGCTAAAAATTATCCCAATGATGCCCCAGAATCATTAAAAGACATGGCTATAGAACTGGGGTTTGATTTTACCTTCTGTTACGACGAAACCCAAGAAACGGCAAAAGCATATACAGCAGCTTGTACACCAGATTTCTTTTTATTTGATAGCGATAGAAAACTCGTTTATCGTGGACAATTAGATGATAGTCGTCCTAGTAATAATCAACCTGTTACAGGTAAAGATTTAAGAGCAGCTATTACCGCAGTCTTAAATAATCAACCTGTGACAAGTGAACAAAAGCCCAGTATTGGTTGCAATATCAAATGGAAATCAGGTAATGATCCTAGTTATTAAGGGTAATTGGTGATTGGTAATTGGTAATTGGTAATTGGTGATTGGTAATTGGTAATTGGTAATTGGTAATTGGTAATTGGTAATTGATAATTGGTAATTGGTAATTGGTAAAACTCTTACCTGTTCCCTGTTCCCTGTTCCCTGTAACCTGTCACCGGCCCCCTCCCCTACCCCCTGTAACCTGTCACCTGTCACCTGTTCCCTTTAATGCTGAATTTCCAAATTGAGAATATAACGCCCTAATTGGATTTTTCCTGTCCATAATTCGTATTCTAAACGGAGATTCTCTGGAAAAGGATGCCCGCTAAGAGTAAAACTTTTGGTAAAATTACGCAAACGGATAGATTGATGGGGTTGTAATGATTCATTTGGCAACCAGAAACGACTAATGCCATAAACACCTAATTCCCAAAAGTGACGGTAACTGACTTGTGCATTACCTTGCATTGTCATAATTAACCGCCGAGATGAAATTTCCAGCCATAAAATTCTGGGACTGCTGGGAGGAGAAAAATTGTTTTTAGTTGGGTAAATTGTATCTTCTGGATTTAAATAACTGCCTACTTCACAACTAATAAGAGGTGGTGCAGTTAATAGTAAATGAAATTTATCTGTATCCTTTTGAATTAAAGTTCCAGCAGTGTCAACCACAGACCAAATTGGTAAGTCGGTGGAAATCATTGATAAACATACGGGTTTGCGGTGGTGAGTTAGCATGAGAGTGTGAGGGATTAAAAATGAAGAGTAAAAGTTTAGCGATTTTCTAAATTGCCAGTTTTGCCTATTATTTAACGTTACGGCTGACGTTTTTGGTAGAAGCAACAAAACACAAGACATTTAAGCAAGATATCTAATAAATAGTAAAACCTGCTTCATCGTTAGCAAATATTTTGATTTGTTAATCTAAACCATTCAATATGGTATTACCTGTCACCTGCTATCTACCAGAAGAAGGATTATAGTTGCCAAAAAGCGGTAGGATACTAAATTGGAAGTGAATAGTGACAATTAAGTCGCTGTTTAGCTTTTATTCTATTCAAAAGTCATTGTATCCTAATGTCGGCTATTGTTATTAATTTAGAAACTCAAGCAAACTCTTCTGATCACTTAATTATTCAGCGCCCTGCCTCTGAATTGTCTTTGCAGGGACGTATCCGAGTCCCTGGAGATAAGTCTATTTCTCATCGCGCTTTGATGTTGGGTGCAATTGCTGAAGGTGAAACTCAAATTCAAGGACTGCTGTTAGGTGAAGACCCCCGTAGCACTGCGGCTTGTTTTCGGGCGTTAGGTGCGGAAATTTCGGAATTAAATACAGAATTAGTCAAAGTCAAAGGCATCGGTTTAGGCAATTTTCAAGAGCCTATAAACGTCTTGGATGCGGGTAATTCTGGAACAACGATGCGGTTGATGTTGGGATTGTTAGCATCCCATCCAGGGCGATTTTTCACGGTGACTGGTGATAGTTCTTTGCGATCGCGTCCTATGTCCCGTGTCGTCAAACCACTGCAACAAATGGGGGCGCAAATTTGGGGACGCAAGGGCAACACCTTAGCACCTCTAGCCATTCAAGGACAAGCCCTCCAGCCCATTCATTATCATTCTCCCATCGCTTCGGCTCAAGTTAAATCCTGCATTCTCCTCGCGGGTTTAAACACCCAAGGACAAACCACCGTTACTGAACCCGCTTTATCACGGGATCACAGTGAACGAATGTTAAGGGCTTATGGCGCAGAATTAAGTATAGATCCAGACCGCAATAGCGTCACGATCACAGGTGGGGCGAAACTCTACGGACAAACTGTAATTGTCCCTGGTGATATCAGTTCAGCGGCTTTTTGGTTGGTTGCGGGGGCGATCGTTCCTGGTTCAGATTTGGTAGTCGAAAATGTCGGTGTGAATCCTACCCGCACGGGGATTTTAGAAGCATTGGCACTCATGGGGGCAGATATTCAACTAGAGAATCAACGGGAAGTAGCGGGAGAACCTGTGGCTGATATCCGTGTCCGTTCCGGTGGTTTAAAAAGCTGTACGATTGCTGGTGATATCATTCCCAGGTTAATTGATGAAATTCCCATTTTGGCAGTTGCAGCGGCTTTTGCTGAGGGGACAACCATTATTCGGGATGCGGAGGAGTTAAGAGTCAAAGAGAGCGATCGCATTACCGTGATGGCACAACAACTCAATAAAATGGGGGCAAAAATCACCGAACTACCCGACGGGATGGAAATCACCGGCGGTACTCCCTTAGTCGGTGCGGAAGTAGATAGCCATACAGATCATCGCATTGCCATGAGTTTAGCGATCGCAGCCCTCAACGCTACTGGTACAACTACCATTCACCGCGCTGAAGCTGCTGCTATTTCTTATCCCAACTTCACAATCACATTACGGGAAATTTGTCAATAGTTTTTAGGGACAGGGTAAAGGGGGATAGATTGGCAAAAGGAGAAATTAAGTAGTAAATTTAAAAATGAATGAAGTATTTAACACTAAAACAAAAACAATATTTAGCAGAAATAGCTAACAGTTATGCTAATTTACAATGTGTTCAATGTGCTGTAGCTATAAAAAACTATTTACAACTGGTAGGAATCCAAGGCAAACTAATTACAATTAATACACAAGCTGATTTAGATTATCGTAATTGTTTTCTTTATGATGATAGTATTGGAGGTGATGCCATTTCAGAAACAGGATATCATGAAGGAGTTATGGTTATAATAGATGGGATAGAAATTGTTTTTGACAATCATCATCCTCAAGGAGTAGCAAAGGTAGAATGGTTAGCTAATTTTCAATTTTTTGGTAAAATTCATTTAGGACAAGAGTTAATAGTCATTGAAGAAAACTTTTAATCAATATTCAGGAGAAAATTATGCTAGATATAACTATCGCTAATGGTAATAAAAATAGTCAAGAATATCTCTATGAGTTATTAACTAGAATTAAACAACGCCCAGGAATGTATTTAGGAAAAGTATCTATAACTCGGTTAAAAATGTTATTGATGGGTTACAGTATGTCCAGAGGTGAGTTAGGGTTACAACTAACACAACAAGAAAAACAATTTGCTCAATTTCAGAAATGGATACAAGGAAAATATCAAATTAATTCTACTGAAGGTTGGGAAAGTATTATTTTGTCTCAAGTAGAGGATGAAAAATTAGCTTGTGATTTATTTTTTCAATTATTGGAACAATTTAAGAATGAAATTTTAGAGTTGGATAAACTGACTGTAACAGTAGGAAAATAATACTATTATATCGCTTCCATAACTCGTACCCAAATTGCAGGGAGGAAAAAGAATACCTTTAGAAAAAATGTGGGAAGGAATTGATGCAGAATGAGTCTTTCTTAATTAATATTGATTTAACTCCTGAATATCAGAAGAATTTAAAATATTTAGCCAAAAAGTATCGAAATATTCGCTCTGATACTCAGTTTTTTACTACGGAATTACAAAAAGGAAATTTATTAGGGGATAGGTTAAGTGGTTTGTGATATAATATCAATACCATAAACAATAGGAGATGTTTTATGAATCAAACTATCAATAAAATTGTGGAATCAATTGAGTCTCTTTCTGGTGAAGAAAAATATTTATTATTTGAGCAATTAGCTAAAAGAAAATTATTTAATGGTTATGAAAAACTATATCCAAATGTCGGAGAATCTTTAGAAATAGCTGAATCTGATTTTAATGATTATCTTTCTAATTTAGAAGATTATGAAGATAGATTGGCAAAAGGAGAAATTAAGTGGTAGATATAAAAAGAGGAGATATTGTTTTATGTGATCTTAATCCAGTTAGAGGAACAGAACAGGCAGGAATTAGACCAGTTGTAATTGTACAAATAGATCAAGCTAATAAAGTTAGTCCTCATACAATTATTGTACCTTTGACTTCAAAAATTCGACAAACTATTTTAACATCTCATGTATTTATACCCGCTAATACTGGGGGCTTAAAACAGGATTCAGTTATTTTATGTGAGCAAATTAGAGTAATAGATAAATTAAGAATTAACAAAATTATTGGTCATTTAGAAGATGATTATTTATTTAAATTAGAACAAGCATTATCTGTAATTTTAGGGATTAATTTTAACAAAACAGAAAAAATTATTGATGAACTTTGAAATAAATAATTATATGGAAACAATAACTTTAAATTCTCATGTTGGTGAAGATGGAATATTACATTTAGATATTCCTGTAAATATGGTTAATGCTGATTTAACTATTACTATTAATTTAAAACATAGTGATGATTTTCAACAGGACAATAAACCAAAAGGAAAAGGTTGGCCTGCTAATTTTTTTGAGGAAACATCAGGATGTTTAAAAGATACTCCTTTAACTATAGATTCAGAAGGTGTTTATGATGATTTAGAGGAGTTTAAATTGTCATGAAATATTTGTGAGATACAAATGTACTTACTATCTTTGTTGCCAAAATTTAATAGTTTTATCTTTGCTACCACTAATTAATATTTGAGTATTTGGAATAAAAGTAAGAGATGTAACAGCACTATCATGTTGCTTTATTTCATCAAAAGGAAGTAACTTTTTATTAATAAAATCCCAAATTTTAATATAACCTTTATTGTCACCACTGGCTAATAACTTACCATTTGAACTGAATGTAATTGTGTTAATTATATCATGACCTAGATCACTAGAATTTTCTTCTTCTAAAATACCTACTTCCTCACCAAGAAGATTCCATAATTTTATTTGATAATTATCCTCACCCACACTTGCTAAAATTTTACCATCAGGATTAAATGCTAACGAATTAATCTTCATGCCATTGTGTATTTTGTGAGCATTCATAATTTCATGTTTTTCACATATAGTTAAATCTACTATTTCCCAAAAACATATATTTCCTCCACTGTCGGAACTCGCAAGAGTTTTATTATCGCTACTAATTGTAATTGATGTTATTTGTTTACCAATCCCGTGTTGTTGATTATCAATATTTTTTTGTGTTTTCCAATTAAACAATTGGATAGTTCCATCTTTACAACCGCAAATAATTAAATCTTTATTTATAAATGATAAGGAAGTAATTCTAGTATTGTTACCACCTTGTATTAATATTGAATATTTTTCTTTGCAATTATGATCATATATTTTAATGTAATTAATGTCTCCGTTTACTATCCCCGTTGCTATATAATCGTTTTGATTAATTGATGTAGGACTTTGATGATAAATACCTGGTTCTGCTCGTTGTACAAGTTCTAATATTTGTTCTCCAACAAAAGGAATGTTATTGATTAGTTTTGAGGGAAAAATTTGATGTTTCTTTTCTAATTTATTTTGATCATCATATTTAATATCTTCTCCATTTGTAGCATCAAACGGAACTCTAGCTAATGTTTGCCAAGTATCATCAAATCTTACAGCCAAAAAAGTACCTTGAGTAGAAATATCAAAATCACATATTTCATGATCAAGTTTTATTTTATGTAATAGATCCCATTTTTTCTGAGAACTGTCCTCAATTTTGGGAGAATTTGTGTAAGGTTCTTGAATAATTAATTCAAAATATTCTGATGAGGTTTCAAAATTTTGTAATTTTGAAGGAATTGTTGCTTTTGGACTACTCCACTGCCAAAATGCTTGATAAGGGTGTTTAATGTCATTATGGATTTTAGCAAAAATGTCCTCATCAACTTTTATTTTTGTTAATTTATTCCTAAAAACAACACCTTCAATAAATGGAATTTCTCTACCGAAAGAATCTTTAATTATGCCATCTCCGGGTATTCCCATATCTTTATAAGTTGTTTCAATTACACGAAATACTAACGTTAAATCACCCACAGGAGAATTATGGATTTGACGACATATTGCTTTTTTAGCTTCTGTTACATTTCCTCCAGCAACAGACTCAATGAAACTAGATACTCTAGCATCACACATGAAATCAGGTGCAACTATTGTTCTAAATCCAAGATTTTTACTACGACTAATGAGGAAAACCCAACCTTCTATTTTTTCCATACTATATTTTGTCATCATTTAACTTCTTGATTTAATCTAATTAATTTAATTGGTTAATTTAGAGTCTGGATGTTCATATTCTAATTTATCTACAAGCGATAAAAAACAACGAGTAGAATATTCTAAAGCAGTTTTCTCATTGTCAATTTTTGCTAAAGCTTCTATTTTTTTATTTCTTAATTGTTCTGTTCTTTCTTTAGCTGCGATTTCTTTATCATATACAGATGTTTGCAATTCTTGATCAATAAAATCAATAATATCTGTAAGTATTTCCTTTGAAAAAAATTGAAACTTGGGAGGTAATTTAGGTGTTACTATTTCCAGGATTGTTTTAGTAGTTTTACCAAAATATTTTTTGAGTCTATCCCATAAAGTTAAATTAGCTTTGACTTCTTGAACCTGTTCTTCAGATTTTTTCTTCTCCTCATTAATCATTTTTCTTAACTCTTCTTGTAGCTTATCAGGTAGAATACAAGCTATAGGTAATTCTATATTATAAGGTTTAGGTAGTTTTCCTGTTTTTTTCATACTACCATCAGTTTGTTGTTCTGCAAAACCTTTACCAACTGAACTAACAGGAATTAATCGAATAACACCTTTATCATTTCCATTATTATTACTCCGAGTCATAATAATATTGCGGAACTGCTCTATTTCTAACAGATGATTTTTAACTTCTTCTAGGGTATATTCATCTTCTATTAAATCCCATTTACTAATAATAAAATGAATAGATTCATTTGTATTTTGCATTAAATTCAATACGTTTGCCAATTCTTTAGTTACCCATATATTACCTGACTCTTCACCCTTAATATATGAAAGTAACCGCGAACCATCTATTAAACCTAATAAAACATCTGCATTTTTTATTGTCTCACCAAATTTTTCAACTTGTGTACGATCATCTTTTCCCTCTGTTAGTATTTCACCTGAATAATCTGTATACTGAAATTGACAAGCTGAATAAATACCTTTCTGAGTCTGTATTTTACAAGTAAATTTCCAATTAGATATACCATTGACAAATTGTGTTGATTCTGGCCATTTTTTACCAGTAGCAACTTCAGTATAAATCTGATTTAGAATTATTCGTTGAGCATCATCTACCGCCAAGAAAAATCCTGATTCTCCCTGTGTTGAGAGTTTATGATACATACTCCCTAAAAACACAGTTTTACCTGAACCAGATGGACCCAAAATAACTACATTATAAGTTGGTAGCATAAATTGTCTCTAAGTATCAATACAGTAATTTTTCGATTTTTTACCCCACGTTATATCTATCATCTTTTTTTATTATCTAAAAGACTGTTTAATACTGTGTTTTGTAATGAACTGTTAAAGAAATGTATTAAAATAGCTTAGAATGATGCGTAAAAATACGCTATAATTCCTGAAAACCTTATCATGATTTAATTTTATGGATGTTACAGAAATTTTACAATTTGCAGATCAATTGATCTTAAATAAAACAGGAAAACGTTTAGATGATCTGCAAAAAACTGTAATTACAGGAGTTTATGATGGAAAAACTTATGAAACAATAGCAGATGAATGTCATCGCAGCGAAAGTCGCGTTAGAAGTGTTGGACGTAAACTATGGCAAATTTTATCAGAATCTTTAGGAGAAGATGTTAATAAGCATAATTTTTGTTGGACTATAGAAAGAGTTATTAATTCTCAGCTTGTTAATATTGTTAATAGTAATATTCATTATTGTCATAATAATAAAGAATCTTCTGAAAATACAGAACAAAGTATTAAAGATCAAGTCTATCACGATTTAACCATTGCTCCTAAAATTAATCGTTTTTGTGATCGCACTGCGGAAATTGATACTTTATCCAATTGGATATTAAATCAAAATACTCATTTAATCTCAATCTTAGGATTATCCGGTATTGGTAAAACCACACTCGTTAAAAGATTTATAGACTTACATCAACAAAAGTTTGATGCTATAGTTTGGAGAAGTTTAAAATTCCCCCAATCTTTAAATTTATTACTTGATGATTTACTAAAACATCACAAATTAGACTCATTACCAACAATAAATGATAAATTAAAACAATTATTTGATATTCTCACAAATAAAAAATGTTTAATTATCCTTGATGATTTACAAAATATCTTTATTCCTAGTCAATTCGCGGGAAAATATCAACCAGAATATCAAGATTATCAAACCCTATTCAAAATGATTACAGAAACCCAACATCAAAGTAGCGTCATATTAATTAGTCAAGAACAATGTCCAGAAATGGAATGTTTAGATGAAGAACTATATCCTATTAAATCTTTAGAATTATCAGGTTTAGATAATCCAGAAATTCTCAAAAATACCGGATTAAAAAATAAGGATAGTTGGTTAAAATTAATCAAATTATATGAAGGTAATTTACTGTATTTAAAAAGTATTAGTATCCTAATCAATAAAAATTATGATGATCAAGTTGCTGATTTTTTAGCTGAAAATACTTTACATATTACCAATCAAATGCAGTCTCATTTTCAAGAGACATTTCACCACCTATCACCCCAAGAACAACAAATAGTATTAGAACTAAGTAAATTTGAAAACCCTATTTCCAGAGAAGAATTAAGACAAAGTTTAAATTTATCCTCAGTTGATTTTAATAATGGTTTACAATCCTTACAACAACGGTATTTAGTCACGAAAATAAAAGAAGATAGAATTCTGTTTAAATTATCTCCAGTTTTTCAAGAATATATGAGAAATCCGGGGCTAGTTATCTAGTTGAATCTGGTAATGGATAATTTGTGATAAAATCCCTGTATTTATCCTGTTCATCCTTTAATCCTGGACATCCTGATTCAGACAATTACCTAACCAATTGCATTGCTGAATTAAAAAACTGCCGACATAAACCTTTGGTAATTAAAATAGTTGTTAATAAGTTTGTGACAGCCACCATAAAAATAATTAAAATCTCGTAGGATACAGCCTCTAGTGGTGCAACACCAGCTAATAATTGTCCATTGGTAAAAGTTGGTATTGTTACCATACCAATCAACATCATTTGATTCAAAGTCGGCATAATTGCGGCGCGAATCGCTTCTTTGCGGTAGGGCTTAATCGCCTGTTCAGGAGTTGCACCTAAACTTAAATGAGTTTCTATTTCCGTGGGAAATTGGTTGATACTACTAACTAAACGTTCTCCGGCTATGGCGGCTGCATTCATGGCATTACCCAGCAAAATGCCAGCTAAAGGAATGATATAACGTGGTTCATACCATCTTTCTGGTTGAATAATTAAAAAATTGGTATAAAGCAATGTTAAGGACGTGCTGACAAAAATCGCACTTCCAGCTAAAGGTAAAACTTGTGGAATTTTTTGACTGATGCGGTTGCGAGTAATAATTACAGTAATTGTCAAAATTATTGCTAAAATTCCCAGTACCGCCCAAACATTGTTAACGGCAAAAATGAAGTCAAAAGTGTATCCTAATACAAGTAGTTGGAGGATAGTTCTACCAGTAGCTACGCTTAAATTTAATTCTAGTCCTAATTGCTCCCACGCCGATATCCCAATGGCAACAGCCATTAAACCAATAGCTAAAGCCAAATCTACCATATCCAATTTGATTAGCTCTGGCATAGTTTGTCTACCTCTTAACGATTGAAAACTTTACGTATTACAGGGAATAGGGAACAGGGAAATCTTTTGAATTCTTCCTTCTTTATCCTGACAACTGACAACTGTACGGGCGAAGCATTTGGAGAACTATTTTTGGCAATGACCGATAATTTATCTTCCAAATGCTTCGCCCCTACTAACAACTGACCACTGTACGGGCGAAGCATTTGGAGAACTATTTTTGGCAATGACCGATAATTTATCTTCCAAATGCTTCGCCCCTACTAACAACTGACAACTGTACGGGCGAAGCATTTGGAGAACTATTTTTGGCAATGACCGATAATTTACCTTCCAAATGCTTCGCCCCTACTAACAACTGACAACTGTACGGGCGAAGCATTTGGAGAACTATTTTTGGCAATGACCGATAATTTACCTTCCAAATGCTTCGCCCCTACTAACAACTGACCACTGACAACTAAAATAAAACCTCATGATTAAAAGTGTAAATTCGATTCCGGCCTTTGATATTAAACAACAATATGCCACCATTGAAACTGAAGTAAGTGCTGCTGTCTTAGCGGTTCTGGCTTCTGGGCGTTATATTGGTGGTCCAGCAGTTACAGATTTTGAACAACAGTTTGCAGCTTATCATGGCGTAAGCGAATGCGTAACTTGTAACTCTGGTACTGATGCCCTATTTTTAGCATTACGCGCTTTAGGAATTGGTGCAGGTGATGAAGTTATTACTACACCCTTTACTTTTTTTGCGACAACAGAAGTTATCAGTGCGGTAGGGGCAATACCAGTATTTGTAGATATTGATGCGACTACCTTTAATTTAGATGTAGAAAAAGTAGCAGCAGCGATTACAGCAAAAACCAAGGCAATTATGCCAGTGCATTTATTTGGACTCCCTGTAGATATGACAGGATTAATGGAGATTGCCAAAGCTCATAATTTAGCAGTAATTGAAGATTGCGCTCAAGCTACCGGTGCAAGTTGGGAAAATCAAAAAGTTGGGAGTATTGGACATATTGGTTGTTTTAGTTTTTACCCTACCAAAAATCTCGGTGGTTGCGGTGATGGTGGGGCAATTACCACAAATGATCCAGCGATCGCTACTCAATTGCGAATTTTGCGGGAACATGGTAGTAAAGTAAGATATATTCATGAAGAAATCGGTGTCAATAGTCGTTTAGATGCTATTCAAGCCGTAATTCTGCAAATCAAACTCCGCTATCTCGATCTTTGGAATAACAGACGCAAGCAAATCGCTGATTATTATTACCAACACCTCAGCCAAGTTTCTGATATTATTGTCCCCCAGGAATTTACCTCCGGAGTTGGTGTTTGGAATCAATACACCATTCGCATCTCTGGAGAAAGACGTAATGGTGCAAGTGGTAAATATCGAGATTCCGTAAAAAACCAAATGCAGGAACAGGGTGTTAATTCCATGATTTACTATCCCTTACCTTTGCATTTGCAACCAGTATATAAAAATTTAGGTTATCAACCAGGACAATTGCCAGTATCAGAACAAGCAAGTCAAGAAGTTTTATCTTTACCCATGTTCCCAGAATTGGAGCAAGAACAACAAGATAAAGTCATTGATACTTTGAAAAATTGTTTATCTTGAATTGTTCAGAGATCAGGGGTGCAGGGGTCAAGGGGCAGGGAGAATGTTGATCTTACCTCTTACCTCTTACCTCTTACCTGTTCCCTGTTCCCTGTTCCCTGTTCCCTCTTACGCAAATGTGCGAGTATTTGCAGTCGCTAAAGCTTCTACTAAACTCCGCACGGCAGCAATCATAGCGATTTCGCTGTTGAGTTGGTTGATAGCTGAACCAACACCAACACCAGATGCACCAGCAGCGATCGCTAAAGGTGCAGTAACATTAGAAATACCAGAAGCACACAGTACAGGTACAGAAACCGCACGGGCAATTTCATAAGCTGCGGCTAAAGTGGGAGCAGCCTTTTCAATTAAACCCAAAGTACCAGGGTGAATAGGATTGCTGCTAGTACCACCTTCAGTTTGAATAATATCAGCACCAGCTTTCACCAAATCTTCAGCCAGTTGTACCTGTTGGTCTAAGGTGAGAATATGGGGAACAGTCACAGATAGGGTAATTTCTGGCAGCAAGGCACGGGTTTGGCGAGTTAGTTCCAAAACCTCAGCAGCTTCAAATCTGCGTCCTTGGGCGTAGAAAGAATCGAAATTACCAATTTCAATCAAATCCGCA is a window encoding:
- a CDS encoding DUF561 domain-containing protein, whose translation is MTMYPNLNRAFAHPVLKVISGLNNFNAASVAATVKAADLGGATFVDIAADVDLVRLAKSLTKLPICVSAVEPEKFVTAVAAGADLIEIGNFDSFYAQGRRFEAAEVLELTRQTRALLPEITLSVTVPHILTLDQQVQLAEDLVKAGADIIQTEGGTSSNPIHPGTLGLIEKAAPTLAAAYEIARAVSVPVLCASGISNVTAPLAIAAGASGVGVGSAINQLNSEIAMIAAVRSLVEALATANTRTFA